One window of Quercus robur chromosome 5, dhQueRobu3.1, whole genome shotgun sequence genomic DNA carries:
- the LOC126729129 gene encoding ornithine aminotransferase, mitochondrial-like, with the protein MFFSPRFIMYIYGCLHYFFSLIFYPHLMHKLSLDISQFYRSAQLGQELRHHLLKIQQQYPNYIREVQGRGLFNAVELNSKNLRPVSAYDICLQLKERVLAKPTHDTIIRLTPPLSISLDELQEASKALSDVLEHDLPKMQKAKPEHVSPTSSNICDRCIE; encoded by the exons ATGTTTTTTTCACCCAGATTCATCATGTATATCTATGGCtgccttcattattttttttctttgattttttatcCCCATTTGATGCATAAGTTGTCTCTTGATATTTCTCAATTCTATAGATCTGCCCAACTGGGACAGGAGTTAAGGCACCATCTACTTAAAATTCAGCAGCAATACCCAAACTACATACGAGAAGTTCAAGGTAGAGGTTTGTTCAATGCTGTGGAGCTCAACAGCAAAAATCTGCGCCCTGTTTCTGCATATGATATCTGCCTACAGTTAAAGGAGAGAGTTCTTGCTAAGCCCACCCATGATACTATCATCCGATTAACTCCCCCACTCTCAATAAG TTTGGATGAGCTCCAAGAAGCCTCAAAGGCACTGAGTGATGTTCTTGAGCATGATCTACCAAAGATGCAGAAAGCAAAGCCAGAGCATGTCTCCCCAACTAGTTCTAACATATGTGACCGTTGTATTGAATAA
- the LOC126728483 gene encoding uncharacterized protein LOC126728483, whose product MIRLDFPTTNNEAEYEALVSGLDLSKAAGAENIVVHCDSQVVTSQINGDYECKNDRMKRYLEEVKYRIGNLEVKFVQIPREENECADHLVKAASAGFMLVLEQVLSFVQLSSLIDDRISTGYFSDNGKQFDNSTFRDFCSELGIKNHYSLPPDALLSVLWEYRTTARTPTGETPFRLAYGTEAVILAEVGLMSYRVESYDEDKNEEAMRLQLDLVDEVRAAAEQRLALYQNLMAKHYNTKVRHRDFQVDDLVLRKVMGAARDPSQGKLGPNWEGPYRIVSWQRKGTYHLETMDEQKLQHSWNTEHLQKYYQ is encoded by the exons ATGATCCGACTGGATTTCCCCACAACCAACAACGAGGCAGAATACGAAGCCTTGGTGTCTGGGCTAGACCTCTCAAAGGCCGCAGGTGCGGAAAACATAGTCGTACACTGCGATTCACAGGTGGTAACAAGTCAGATCAATGGGGATTACGAGTGCAAGAACGATAGAATGAAGAGGTACCTAGAAGAAGTAAAATACCGAATCGGCAACCTTGAAGTCAAATTTGTTCAGATCCCAAGGGAAGAAAACGAATGTGCCGACCATTTAGTAAAAGCTGCATCAGCCGGGTTTATGCTTGTCCTCGAACAAGTATTATCATTCGTCCAACTCTCCTCACTTATCGATGACAGAATAA GTACGGGATACTTCTCTGACAACGGTAAACAATTCGACAATAGCACGTTCAGAGACTTTTGCTCGGAACTAGGGATTAAGAATCACTACTCGTTGCCC CCGGATGCACTACTAAGCGTCCTATGGGAATATCGGACcacggcaagaacacccactgGAGAGACACCATTTCGACTTGCATATGGAACTGAAGCTGTCATTCTCGCAGAAGTGGGGCTCATGAGCTACCGGGTGGAGAGCTACGATGAAGATAAGAACGAAGAGGCCATGCGCCtccagctcgacctagtggacgaaGTCAGAGCAGCAGCAGAGCAGAGGTTAGCACTTTATCAGAATCTCATGGCAAAACACTACAACACCAAAGTGAGGCATAGGGACTTTCAGGTCGATGATCTTGTATTACGGAAAGTAATGGGTGCCGCTAGAGATCCTTCGCAAGGAaagctcggccccaactgggaaggaccctacaggatcGTGTCATGGCAGAGGAAGGGCACCTACCACCTCGAGACGATGGACGAACAAAAGCTGCAGCACTCATGGAACACGGAGCATCTGcagaaatactaccagtag